The following coding sequences lie in one Alicyclobacillus curvatus genomic window:
- a CDS encoding YafY family transcriptional regulator: MGKSRRLIELMMAVNRKRQFTVKELAEEFGVSTRTMLRDLQELSGMGVPLYSQVGAGGGYRVLTERSLPPISFTENEALSMFFAGHALRHYSSLPFEASAESALRKFFAHLPDDVKNRIDEMRNRVDFYTHQRQQQARYLEVLLQASIDRLPVTIEYGMWSNQTTQRTIQPIGIYAHEGYWFCPAYCYLREAYRLFRVDRIWSAMLAAVETISTLVDVREVNLSNFGPHFQSDFESLAVSVKLSAKGIELVGDKNWPFPWGNICVSDDGTGVLEGRMLTSEVPFFAEYFFAFGAEAIVLQPVELREAVREKLVRTLEAYYVDEYDSPNV; this comes from the coding sequence ATGGGTAAATCGAGGCGCCTTATCGAATTGATGATGGCAGTCAATCGAAAACGACAATTCACGGTCAAGGAGCTCGCTGAAGAATTTGGCGTGTCTACCCGGACCATGCTGAGGGATTTGCAGGAATTGAGTGGAATGGGCGTGCCGCTGTACTCACAGGTTGGCGCAGGAGGGGGATACCGGGTACTTACAGAGCGAAGCCTTCCGCCGATCTCGTTTACCGAGAACGAAGCACTCTCGATGTTCTTTGCAGGTCATGCGCTTAGACACTACAGTTCGCTGCCTTTCGAAGCATCGGCGGAATCTGCACTTCGGAAATTCTTCGCGCATTTACCAGATGACGTGAAAAATCGGATCGATGAAATGCGCAATCGAGTCGACTTCTATACACATCAACGACAGCAGCAGGCCCGGTACCTTGAAGTATTACTGCAAGCCTCGATTGATAGGCTGCCCGTTACCATCGAATACGGAATGTGGTCAAATCAAACTACACAGAGAACGATTCAACCCATTGGAATATACGCACATGAAGGATATTGGTTTTGCCCGGCATACTGCTATTTGCGAGAAGCATATCGACTATTCCGAGTGGATAGGATATGGTCAGCCATGCTTGCCGCTGTCGAAACCATCTCGACCCTGGTCGATGTTCGAGAAGTGAATTTATCAAACTTTGGACCGCATTTTCAAAGCGACTTTGAAAGTCTTGCCGTTAGTGTGAAACTATCGGCAAAGGGAATTGAATTAGTCGGGGATAAGAACTGGCCATTCCCTTGGGGGAACATCTGTGTTTCTGATGATGGGACAGGTGTTCTCGAAGGTCGTATGCTTACTTCGGAAGTCCCGTTTTTTGCTGAATATTTTTTCGCATTTGGGGCCGAGGCAATCGTACTGCAACCAGTGGAACTGAGAGAAGCCGTTAGAGAGAAGTTGGTCCGGACTCTCGAAGCGTACTATGTGGACGAGTACGATAGTCCAAACGTCTAG
- a CDS encoding WYL domain-containing protein: MRADRLLMELGLLQTEDKVTAERMAEKLGVSIRTIYRDIESLCMAGIPVVAEPGQYGGYSLPSGYKANITGLMSTDIYPLVLRQLGSAFRDLRMRSVDDAVTKILGNVPDWQKNRLLLLRERFMVDQVGWFSDETPIGLFSSIESAVMNNQPLHAVYEDAGGKTREYVLQPYGMVYKAGVWYLVAYDNNRFKSYRLSRFLDVSVMEALFERQPDFVLHQFWENSVREYQSLNECVEVRFLVDTDFLHKLPQFLGEGARKTVHSAVPHHASGWYLMDWTFESVNTMVSQILSMGHYVQITEPAWAVSLISEIVAKTARLYENSG; this comes from the coding sequence ATGAGGGCTGATAGGCTTTTGATGGAACTTGGCTTGTTGCAAACAGAGGATAAGGTGACGGCTGAGCGAATGGCGGAAAAGCTCGGGGTTTCAATCAGGACCATATATCGGGACATAGAGTCGTTGTGCATGGCAGGTATCCCGGTTGTTGCGGAACCCGGACAGTACGGCGGATATTCCCTTCCTTCTGGCTACAAGGCGAACATCACTGGACTCATGAGCACGGATATTTATCCCTTGGTACTTCGCCAACTTGGAAGTGCTTTTCGAGATTTGCGGATGAGGAGTGTCGATGACGCCGTCACGAAAATACTTGGGAATGTACCGGATTGGCAGAAGAATCGTTTACTGTTACTCCGTGAACGATTTATGGTTGACCAGGTCGGGTGGTTTTCTGATGAGACGCCAATAGGCCTCTTTTCTTCCATTGAGTCAGCAGTCATGAACAATCAGCCGCTTCATGCCGTGTATGAAGATGCCGGTGGGAAGACCCGCGAATACGTGTTGCAGCCATATGGAATGGTCTACAAAGCCGGTGTGTGGTATCTAGTCGCATATGATAACAACAGGTTCAAGAGTTATCGATTGTCGAGATTTTTGGATGTAAGTGTTATGGAAGCATTGTTTGAAAGGCAGCCTGACTTCGTACTGCATCAATTCTGGGAAAACTCGGTTCGCGAATACCAATCCTTGAATGAATGTGTCGAGGTTAGATTCCTCGTCGATACGGACTTTCTGCACAAACTCCCCCAATTTCTTGGGGAAGGTGCGCGCAAGACCGTACACTCTGCCGTGCCACATCATGCCTCAGGGTGGTATCTGATGGATTGGACATTTGAATCGGTCAACACGATGGTCTCGCAAATACTGAGTATGGGGCATTACGTGCAGATTACAGAGCCGGCGTGGGCCGTGAGTTTGATAAGCGAAATTGTCGCAAAGACTGCACGACTCTATGAAAACAGCGGATGA